A genomic stretch from Lathyrus oleraceus cultivar Zhongwan6 chromosome 2, CAAS_Psat_ZW6_1.0, whole genome shotgun sequence includes:
- the LOC127119483 gene encoding photosynthetic NDH subunit of lumenal location 2, chloroplastic, giving the protein MSSFTHATTLLHAHIKTKHKITSNNNINNNHNKNNLSSSKQNATNRRNLISTFLATSMVVGTAPSASAQNWGTRSFLREHFFQPGLSPEDAVLRIKQTAEGLHNLREMLETLSWRYVMFYIRLKQNYLEQDLKNAMTTLPENRRKEYVKTANELVDHLTEMDRYVRSPKVYESYLYYEKTLKSIDELVAILA; this is encoded by the exons ATGTCTAGCTTCACTCATGCCACCACACTACTCCATGCTCACATCAAAACCAAACACAAAATCACTTCaaacaacaacattaacaacaaccacaacaaaaACAACCTTTCATCTTCTAAACAAAATGCAACCAATAGAAGAAATTTAATTTCAACATTTCTAGCTACATCAATGGTTGTTGGCACAGCACCATCAGCATCAGCACAGAATTGGGGCACTCGTTCTTTCCTGAGAGAACATTTTTTTCAGCCAGGGCTTTCCCCTGAAGATGCGGTTTTAAGGATAAAACAAACAGCTGAAGGGTTACATAATCTTAGGGAAATGTTGGAAACTTTGTCTTGGAGGTATGTTATGTTTTATATAAGATTGAAACAGAACTATCTTGAACAGGATTTGAAAAATGCTATGACTACTTTGCCGGAAAATCGTCGCAAGGAGTATGTCAAAACTGCTAACGAATTGGTTGATCACTTGACTGAG ATGGATCGTTATGTTCGATCGCCAAAGGTATATGAGTCGTATTTATACTACGAGAAGACATTGAAATCAATAGATGAACTTGTAGCTATATTAGCATAG